DNA from bacterium:
GTCCGGGCACATGCCGTAGACTTCCGAGGTCGAGGGGAAGATCAGGCGTTTGTTGAACCGGGCGCAGTAACGGACGATGCGCAGGTTCTCCTCGAAGTCCAGCTCGAAAACCCTCAGGGGGTTGCGGACGTATTCGATGGGGGTGGCGATGGCCACCAGGGGGAGGACGACGTCGCACTTGCGGACGTGGTACTCGATCCATTCCCGGTTGATGGCGATGTCGCCTTCGACGAAATGGAAGGAGGGCTCGTGGATGAAGCGCCGGATGTTCTCGGAGTGGAGGTCCATCCCGAAGACCTCGTAGCCGCCGGCGGCCAGGAGCCGTTCCACCAGGGCGTTTCCGATGAACCCTCCCACCCCCAGGATGAGGATCCGGGTGGGGGCGGCCTCGGGGAAGGAGAGAGCGGTTTCGCCCAGGCGGGCGCCGGCGACGAGGCCCAACTCCCGGGCGGCCTGTTCCCCGCTCATGGGAACGCCTTCCTGAGGCTGGGCCTCGACGATTTCCAGAGCCCCTTCTCCGCAGGCGACGGTGAAAGGCGCCTCGGAGAGCACGGTCCCCGGGGAGCGGCCGGGAACCCCTTCCGCCGTCCGGGATTTCCAGACCAGGAGCGTGGCGTCCCCGCCGGCGGTGAAGGCCCCGGGGTAGGGCCGGGTCACCGCCCGGACCAGGTTGTGGATGTCCCGCGCGCTTCGGGTCCAGTCGATCTTGCCGTCGGCGGGACGCCGTCCTCCGAAATAGGTGGCGAGCTCGTGGTCCTGTGGCCGGCGTTGCCGGCCTTGACCGCCGGCAGCGCCCGGTCCAGGAGGTTCTGCGCCGCCCGGTCCAGCTTGCCGAAGAGGGTAAGGGCCGTATCTTCTTCCCCGATCTCCACCCGCTCCCGGTCGACGATGTCCCCGTCGTCGGGCCGCGGGGTCATGTGGTGCAGGGTGACCCCGGTTTCGGTTTCTCCGTTGACCAGGACCCAGTTGACCGGGCAGCGTCCGCGGTAGCGCGGAAGCAGGGAGCCGTGCAGGTTAAGCCCCCCCCCGGGAGCCGCCGCCAGGACCGGCGCCGGGATCAGGTTCCGATAGTAGAAGGAAAACAGGATCTCCGGATCCAGGGAGCGGATGCGTTCGAGCCAGAGGGGGTGGCGCAGCGATTCCGGAGCGTAGACCGGTATCCCGGCCGCGGCCGCCGCCTCCGCCACCGAGCCGAACCAGATGTTTTCCCCGGGGTCGTCCCGGTGGGTGAAGACCGCCCGGACGTCGAAGCCGTGCCGCAGCAGCGCGGCCAGACCGGTGCGGCCCAGGTTGTGGTAGGCGAAAACGATGGTTCTCATGGTCGTTGCTCCCGTAGCGGTCCGGTTTCGGCGTTCGGTTCCGGGAGGCGGGAAACGCCTACCCGTCGGCGGATGAAAAATCGGGGCCGGGCCCGGACATCCTTATAGATTCTGCCTATGTACTCCCCGATCAGCCCCAACCCCACGAACTGGAACCCGACCAGGATGAAGAGCAGGGCGAAGAGGGTGAAAACCCCCTGGGCGGCCCAGACCGCCCCCAGGATCAGGCGCATGACCAGCAGCACCAGGCCGAAGGCGATCCCCAGGCACGCTATCGCCACCCCGAGCAGGGTGAGCAGGCGCAGGGGGAAGGTGGTCATACCCGCCACCAGGTCGAACTGGAGGTTGACCAGTTTGAAGACCCCGTACTTGGAATCGCCCCCCGCCCGTTGGGAATGCTCGACTTCGATCTCGGTGGTCCGGTCGGCGAAGCTGTTGGCCAGAACCGGGATGAACGTGCTCCGTTCCGGGCAGCTGACGAGAGCGTCGACCACCGGGCGGCTGTACGCCCGGAGCATGCACCCGTAGTCGGTCATGGTCACGCCGGTGGCGCGGGCGGTGACGATGTTGATCAACCGGGAGAAGAACCTGCGGAAGAAGGAATCGCGGCGGTCCCGGCGGACCGAGCCCACCACGTCGTACCCTTCCCGGGCCTTGTCCAGGAGGCGGGGAATCTCCTCCGGAGGGTTCTGCAGGTCGGCGTCCAGGGTGATGACCACGTCCCCGCGGGACTCTTCCAGGCCCGCCATCACCGCCATGTGCTGGCCGTAGTTGCGGTTGAAGAAGACCCCGCGCACCAGCCCGGGGTGGTTCTCGGCGGCCGCCTCGACGATGGCGGCGGAACGGTCGCGGCTGCCGTCGTCGACCAGGATCAGTTCGGCCGGGCAGCCGAGGTTTTCCAGGACGGCCGCCGCCCGCCGGATGAACTCCTCCAGCACCGCC
Protein-coding regions in this window:
- a CDS encoding glycosyltransferase, whose translation is MNGTDAISVSVVVPVFNEEAVLEEFIRRAAAVLENLGCPAELILVDDGSRDRSAAIVEAAAENHPGLVRGVFFNRNYGQHMAVMAGLEESRGDVVITLDADLQNPPEEIPRLLDKAREGYDVVGSVRRDRRDSFFRRFFSRLINIVTARATGVTMTDYGCMLRAYSRPVVDALVSCPERSTFIPVLANSFADRTTEIEVEHSQRAGGDSKYGVFKLVNLQFDLVAGMTTFPLRLLTLLGVAIACLGIAFGLVLLVMRLILGAVWAAQGVFTLFALLFILVGFQFVGLGLIGEYIGRIYKDVRARPRFFIRRRVGVSRLPEPNAETGPLREQRP